Proteins encoded together in one Leptospira semungkisensis window:
- a CDS encoding HEAT repeat domain-containing protein, whose product MNSIDESRTLKKKTANCNNRENRFEISPKFLWILCLTLCLTAQTGLLFSKEAPPKPKYTEEQIRKKREVLSKVLKYGTTKERASALRELEDFPKEDAGELYDQVGVILAKDPDWSMRIYALRISGILGLTQFEDKIIALLKHDQQDVQKEAVYVVKKLKLSSGISTMTELLKAQDFTKNSNFLIALIDALGEFPEASDAFSVLEARFQEKFNDPEVRAQIALYFGKVKKSSIENVLINTVKDEKEPITIRAYSVNALGKIKSSAAIAPLRELLDKIRSLKSKNDIQDYQALKIHTITALVSLGDKDIIEELYSFARDDDATVRLRAIKHLAETEDPSVIEILEYKAQRDPSEKVKRAAQTALDQLRKKLDPTYTPPAVEKKDTSRTGAGTRRTGGSRKSRPSGEGPNPVPLSGDGGGAPSGGGGSGGAPPSDGGSPPPSGGGGGGGKPPESEDLENE is encoded by the coding sequence ATGAACTCAATAGACGAATCAAGGACCTTGAAGAAGAAAACCGCAAATTGCAACAATCGGGAGAATAGATTCGAAATTTCTCCCAAATTCCTCTGGATACTTTGCCTAACTCTCTGCCTCACCGCTCAGACTGGACTCTTATTCTCTAAAGAAGCTCCGCCTAAGCCAAAATATACGGAAGAGCAGATCCGAAAAAAGAGAGAGGTACTTTCTAAAGTTCTGAAATACGGAACCACTAAAGAAAGAGCCTCTGCCCTACGTGAACTAGAAGATTTTCCAAAAGAAGACGCCGGAGAATTGTACGATCAAGTCGGAGTGATCCTGGCAAAGGATCCGGATTGGTCCATGAGGATCTATGCTCTCAGGATTTCCGGAATACTCGGACTCACTCAATTCGAAGATAAGATCATCGCCTTACTCAAACACGACCAGCAGGACGTTCAGAAAGAAGCGGTCTATGTGGTGAAAAAGCTTAAACTTAGTTCCGGGATTTCCACGATGACCGAGCTATTGAAGGCTCAGGATTTCACGAAGAATTCCAATTTTCTCATCGCACTCATTGACGCATTGGGGGAATTTCCGGAAGCAAGCGACGCATTCTCCGTATTAGAAGCCAGATTTCAGGAAAAATTCAACGATCCCGAAGTTCGTGCTCAGATCGCATTATACTTCGGAAAGGTAAAGAAATCTTCCATAGAGAATGTGCTGATCAATACGGTTAAGGACGAGAAGGAACCGATCACGATTCGCGCGTATTCGGTGAATGCTCTCGGAAAGATCAAATCCAGCGCAGCAATCGCGCCTCTCAGAGAACTTTTAGATAAGATCAGAAGTTTAAAATCCAAGAATGATATTCAGGATTACCAAGCTTTAAAAATACATACGATTACAGCACTCGTCTCTCTAGGAGATAAGGATATTATAGAAGAATTATATTCTTTCGCCAGAGATGACGATGCCACAGTTCGATTGAGAGCGATCAAGCACTTGGCCGAAACGGAAGATCCTTCTGTTATAGAAATCCTAGAATACAAGGCACAAAGAGATCCGAGTGAAAAGGTCAAAAGAGCTGCCCAAACTGCTCTGGACCAACTGCGAAAAAAATTGGACCCGACTTATACTCCTCCTGCTGTTGAGAAGAAGGATACATCCAGAACCGGCGCAGGAACCCGTAGGACAGGAGGCTCCCGAAAATCTCGTCCAAGTGGAGAAGGCCCCAATCCTGTTCCACTGAGCGGAGATGGCGGAGGTGCTCCTTCCGGCGGAGGAGGTAGTGGAGGCGCTCCTCCAAGTGATGGCGGCAGCCCACCTCCTTCTGGCGGTGGTGGTGGCGGGGGAAAACCTCCCGAATCAGAAGATCTAGAGAATGAATAG
- a CDS encoding LIC_11959 family protein, which yields MVRFSVLTFGLTWISLSTFSIANILAEPAGNTYRGTIPLQEPRALDIKDKLSDSSPDFPVDLKLFFQGLQGNYAVFYDWNGHTVYYKYRDNKFDRRLRKYVSRLAGGAPYEVSGEYQGVIVFENKTISRFKKKGEDTIADRKEKQSIPVFQLTKYRELILEEIIF from the coding sequence ATAGTGCGTTTTTCTGTTCTTACATTCGGTCTGACCTGGATTTCTCTGAGTACATTCAGCATCGCTAATATACTCGCAGAACCTGCAGGAAATACCTATAGAGGCACGATTCCCCTCCAAGAACCTCGTGCCTTGGATATAAAAGACAAGCTCAGCGACTCCTCTCCGGATTTTCCGGTAGATCTGAAACTATTTTTTCAGGGACTGCAAGGAAACTATGCGGTCTTCTATGACTGGAATGGACATACGGTGTATTACAAATACAGGGACAATAAATTCGATAGAAGATTACGAAAATATGTTTCTAGACTCGCAGGAGGAGCTCCGTACGAGGTAAGCGGAGAATACCAAGGAGTCATCGTCTTCGAGAACAAGACCATTTCCAGATTCAAGAAGAAGGGAGAGGATACCATAGCGGATCGAAAGGAAAAGCAATCCATCCCAGTCTTTCAACTTACGAAATATAGAGAACTTATCTTAGAGGAGATCATCTTTTGA
- a CDS encoding PAS domain S-box protein produces the protein MIQTVAEIFKQNFLPQAERKKTILLVEDEAIIAFSETQRLEKNGYKVIPAYSADEAIRFATNDYTIDLILMDIDLREEEDGADAALKILKLRDIPIVFLSSHTEPEVVAKTEKITSYGYVVKNSGETVLLASIKMAFKLYESHLRLKRSEESLKENQELLEATLRSIGDGVISTDELGNITDMNYVAEVLTGWRVEDAIREPIEKVFRIVNARTRRRIRNPIDHVIPKGKIMGLENEVLLVSKNGLEYRISETSAPIRSERGYIIGSVLVFRDITKEYDLLENLKESESRFRNLANVAPVMIWIAGTDKKFSWFNQTWLDFTGKTMEDELGFGWADGIHPDDIVNCYNTYSTHFEERKSFSMSYRLRNKQGEWRWIQDNGIPITDASGIFKGYIGSSVDITEAKIAMESLSKDLEEREYLFQELQHRAKNSLNMISSIIEIEADSSSDESVKNSLANIVNRIQSVGNLYDILYTSNGSHIVRLDKYIHRITRTLLEAFHKDENRISLQQDLEPLEMDAKTAIPFGLVVNELLTNTLKYAFPGNREGTVRILLKKEGTVVNLEVSDNGVPFPKDFDMESSEGLGLKLVKLLVTQMKGNLDWKFSGEKKAQIRLCTGK, from the coding sequence ATGATCCAGACAGTTGCAGAGATCTTTAAGCAAAACTTTTTGCCCCAGGCGGAGAGAAAGAAAACAATCCTTCTCGTGGAGGACGAAGCGATCATCGCCTTCTCCGAAACCCAGAGATTAGAAAAAAATGGATACAAGGTTATTCCAGCCTACTCTGCGGATGAAGCCATCCGATTTGCGACGAACGACTACACGATAGACCTCATCCTAATGGACATAGATCTAAGAGAAGAAGAGGACGGCGCCGACGCTGCATTAAAGATCCTTAAATTACGAGATATTCCCATCGTATTCTTATCCAGCCACACCGAACCTGAAGTAGTTGCCAAAACCGAAAAAATCACCTCTTACGGATACGTGGTAAAGAATTCAGGAGAAACAGTTCTACTCGCCTCCATCAAGATGGCTTTCAAACTTTACGAATCTCATCTTCGATTAAAAAGAAGCGAAGAATCTCTAAAAGAAAACCAAGAGCTACTAGAAGCTACCCTTAGATCCATAGGAGATGGAGTAATCTCCACAGATGAATTAGGAAATATCACGGACATGAACTATGTTGCCGAGGTTCTAACCGGTTGGCGCGTAGAAGATGCTATCCGAGAACCGATCGAAAAAGTATTTAGAATCGTAAATGCGAGGACAAGACGTCGGATCAGGAATCCGATCGATCATGTAATTCCCAAAGGCAAGATCATGGGCCTCGAGAATGAAGTTCTACTCGTTTCCAAAAACGGATTGGAATATCGTATCTCCGAGACTTCTGCTCCGATTCGTTCCGAAAGAGGTTATATCATAGGTTCTGTATTAGTTTTTCGTGATATTACTAAAGAATACGACCTTCTAGAAAATTTAAAGGAAAGCGAGTCCAGATTCCGCAATCTCGCAAATGTTGCTCCGGTTATGATCTGGATCGCAGGAACAGATAAGAAATTTAGCTGGTTCAATCAAACCTGGTTGGATTTCACCGGAAAGACAATGGAAGACGAGCTCGGCTTCGGATGGGCCGATGGAATCCATCCGGATGATATAGTAAATTGTTATAATACATACAGCACTCATTTCGAAGAAAGAAAATCATTCTCCATGAGCTATAGGCTTCGCAATAAACAAGGAGAATGGAGATGGATCCAAGACAATGGCATCCCGATCACGGATGCGTCCGGAATATTTAAAGGCTATATAGGTTCCTCAGTGGATATCACAGAAGCCAAGATCGCAATGGAATCCCTTTCCAAGGATTTGGAAGAAAGAGAGTATCTCTTCCAAGAATTGCAGCATAGAGCGAAGAATAGCCTGAACATGATAAGCAGTATCATAGAGATTGAAGCGGACAGTTCTTCTGATGAGAGCGTAAAGAATTCACTCGCAAACATAGTGAACCGCATCCAATCCGTAGGAAATCTATATGATATACTCTATACTTCTAATGGTTCTCATATAGTTCGTTTGGATAAATATATCCATAGAATCACAAGGACATTGTTAGAAGCCTTTCATAAGGACGAGAATCGAATCTCTCTTCAGCAGGATTTAGAACCCTTGGAAATGGATGCTAAAACTGCGATTCCATTCGGATTGGTAGTCAACGAACTTCTCACAAACACTCTTAAATATGCATTTCCAGGGAACAGAGAAGGAACAGTTCGGATCCTTCTTAAAAAAGAAGGGACAGTAGTGAACTTAGAAGTCTCCGACAATGGTGTTCCCTTTCCGAAAGATTTCGATATGGAATCCTCGGAAGGTTTAGGGCTTAAACTCGTGAAATTACTAGTAACCCAGATGAAAGGAAATCTAGATTGGAAATTCAGCGGAGAGAAGAAAGCGCAAATACGTCTTTGCACAGGCAAGTAG
- a CDS encoding alpha/beta fold hydrolase — MDQTLARKVNPKPRRKGGTYSVGAEDIYIFPLSESTNLFIQKVWTAFVNKMVSMTLPNGKPVFQYSIFEAIQDKNLKIVASATHFKMKQVTDRIGVQTIEEFIKNTIPISIQDSGNLSARYLREAILSVEKKARPEVYFHSLDDERVHPNLKQLLTKTMNYAAGIPLFIKGFPIGMLWGIRRDNMTPEQEEEVRQQLYSLYDIVDFVISKEMGIKGDPYYARKNIEKSDLHSRAKHLFYTRGFGQEEPVTTIVFDSHTYQRSYRLDASYIIPSGDGYSVSLKRFEPKDRNDSGKNLLLIPGFFCRRSVMDKVARELCLRHGYRVFSMDMRGRSRRTLPLFGIREGWTVDDFIQEDFPAVLAWIRDNFPNEKLVVVGHSMGGMIPRFYSSAYDEIVKRKSNSPVALPNPEDSIAGIVSITSPNFIRLQAQIPGLDILKMGLKLVPSKTISDFLFDLTSFSLQTTLPTVDLNKFFKFLLGLHSSLRAVSFDLHAKVVNLRDFVGYKQISPPEWYFLIEDIFCEESTKVVLQFLRSQLSQDRSFLSYDGTLDYTALQKNLQIPLFSVLGSVDKVVPSETIENDLAALPHKKNKIITYEQGHLGIVFHMPVVKEMCSEIDTWIKGLNST, encoded by the coding sequence ATGGACCAGACCCTAGCCCGAAAGGTCAACCCCAAGCCCCGCAGAAAAGGGGGAACTTATTCCGTCGGAGCAGAGGACATTTATATTTTTCCTCTTTCCGAGAGTACGAACTTATTTATCCAGAAAGTTTGGACCGCCTTCGTGAATAAGATGGTCTCCATGACCCTTCCTAACGGAAAGCCGGTCTTTCAGTATTCTATCTTTGAAGCGATCCAAGACAAGAATCTCAAAATAGTAGCCTCCGCGACTCACTTCAAAATGAAGCAGGTCACGGATCGGATCGGGGTGCAGACCATTGAAGAATTCATCAAGAACACGATCCCAATTTCGATCCAGGATTCGGGCAATCTCTCCGCTAGATATTTACGAGAAGCAATCCTTTCCGTGGAGAAGAAGGCAAGACCGGAAGTTTACTTTCATAGCTTGGATGATGAGAGAGTCCACCCTAACCTAAAACAACTTCTTACTAAGACAATGAACTATGCCGCAGGGATCCCTTTATTCATCAAAGGCTTTCCGATCGGCATGCTTTGGGGAATTCGTCGGGACAATATGACTCCCGAGCAGGAAGAAGAGGTTCGCCAACAACTCTACAGCCTATATGATATCGTCGACTTTGTGATCTCCAAGGAAATGGGGATCAAGGGCGACCCCTACTACGCCAGAAAGAACATAGAAAAGTCGGATCTTCACTCTAGAGCCAAGCATCTCTTTTATACTCGAGGCTTCGGTCAGGAAGAACCTGTAACCACGATCGTTTTTGATTCTCATACCTACCAGAGATCCTATCGCTTAGATGCGAGTTATATCATTCCTTCCGGAGATGGATACTCGGTCAGTTTGAAAAGGTTCGAGCCAAAGGATCGAAATGATAGCGGAAAGAACCTTCTACTCATACCTGGATTCTTTTGCAGAAGATCCGTTATGGATAAGGTGGCGAGAGAGCTCTGTCTTCGTCATGGATATAGGGTTTTCTCTATGGATATGCGGGGAAGATCCAGAAGGACCCTTCCACTTTTCGGAATCCGAGAAGGCTGGACGGTGGACGATTTTATCCAAGAGGATTTTCCAGCAGTCTTAGCTTGGATTCGAGACAATTTCCCGAATGAGAAACTTGTAGTGGTAGGTCATAGTATGGGGGGAATGATCCCTCGATTCTACTCCTCCGCTTATGATGAGATTGTGAAACGTAAATCTAATTCTCCTGTAGCACTTCCGAATCCGGAAGATTCCATTGCAGGGATCGTATCTATTACTTCTCCGAATTTCATTCGTCTGCAAGCGCAGATCCCCGGTTTAGATATTCTGAAGATGGGATTGAAACTTGTTCCTTCTAAAACAATCTCCGATTTTCTATTCGATCTGACTTCTTTTTCTCTGCAGACTACATTGCCTACAGTTGACTTGAATAAGTTCTTTAAATTCCTACTCGGACTTCACTCTTCCCTGAGAGCAGTGTCCTTCGACTTACATGCGAAGGTGGTAAATCTGAGAGACTTCGTTGGATATAAACAAATCTCTCCTCCAGAATGGTACTTTTTAATCGAAGATATTTTCTGTGAAGAATCTACGAAAGTGGTCTTGCAATTTCTGCGATCTCAGCTCAGCCAAGATCGTTCCTTTCTTTCGTATGATGGCACTTTAGATTATACTGCTCTTCAGAAAAATTTACAGATCCCTCTTTTCTCCGTTCTAGGTTCTGTAGATAAAGTTGTTCCAAGCGAGACCATCGAAAATGATTTAGCTGCACTTCCTCATAAAAAAAATAAGATAATCACCTACGAACAGGGTCACTTAGGTATCGTTTTCCACATGCCAGTCGTAAAGGAAATGTGCTCTGAAATCGACACTTGGATTAAAGGATTAAACTCGACTTGA
- a CDS encoding bifunctional nuclease domain-containing protein, producing the protein MDLLEATIYNISLTNVGFAVFLKAKDDSDQRVVPIFIGPLETHSITSVLEGTKPPRPMTHDLMTILLTTLGVQIVKIAIEEIIDNTFYAKITLRKDEELIVLDARPSDSIALALRANAPIYLAKKVIEEAGIVMKDDEIPGETIGKEKISQLPKSQLEILQDSLDNALKAEDYETAAKIRDQIRKLLENPS; encoded by the coding sequence ATGGATCTTTTGGAAGCGACCATATATAATATCTCTCTGACAAATGTCGGATTTGCCGTTTTTTTAAAGGCCAAAGACGATTCCGATCAGAGAGTGGTCCCGATTTTTATCGGTCCTTTAGAAACTCATTCCATCACTTCGGTTCTAGAAGGGACAAAACCTCCTAGACCAATGACCCACGATCTAATGACAATTCTTCTCACAACTCTGGGAGTGCAAATTGTCAAGATCGCTATCGAAGAAATTATCGATAATACCTTCTACGCCAAGATCACTCTTCGTAAAGACGAGGAACTAATCGTTCTAGACGCACGTCCGAGTGATTCCATTGCTCTCGCTCTTCGCGCAAATGCTCCTATTTACCTTGCCAAAAAAGTGATCGAAGAGGCAGGAATTGTAATGAAGGATGATGAGATCCCTGGCGAGACCATTGGCAAAGAAAAGATCTCCCAACTTCCTAAATCTCAGTTGGAGATCCTACAAGATTCCCTAGATAACGCGCTCAAGGCAGAAGATTACGAGACCGCCGCTAAGATCCGAGACCAGATTCGTAAGCTTCTGGAAAATCCTTCCTAA
- a CDS encoding phasin-related domain-containing protein, with the protein MEKALMDVLNAGIALFQSGEDKLKQSLSDLDKVYQELKIKGAQDQSEQANRLRDLVQKTVWDAQEKLKSANDSSVAVVNQLKENFAKISSQIDEMLPEDVKTKAKAAIEELKKLTKK; encoded by the coding sequence ATGGAAAAAGCACTTATGGACGTTCTAAACGCCGGAATCGCACTCTTTCAATCCGGAGAAGACAAGCTCAAACAGAGTCTTTCCGACCTGGATAAGGTATACCAAGAGCTAAAAATCAAGGGAGCTCAAGACCAATCCGAGCAGGCAAATCGCCTCAGAGACCTGGTCCAAAAAACCGTTTGGGACGCTCAGGAAAAATTGAAGAGCGCGAACGATAGCTCCGTCGCAGTTGTAAATCAACTCAAAGAAAACTTCGCAAAGATCTCCTCGCAAATAGACGAGATGCTACCTGAGGATGTGAAGACTAAGGCCAAGGCAGCAATCGAGGAATTGAAAAAACTAACGAAGAAGTAA
- a CDS encoding MFS transporter, which yields MRKQSLILVLTVFIDMMGFSLIFPVFPETLNHFLAQAGDPVLDLLAGLTSKILDGRIADWKLFVALFGGIVASLYSILQFLFSPIWGKLSDSTGRRPVLVLTCTGSFLGYLVWLFSGSFSLFVLSRLITGLMGGNISVATAAIADSTTEQDRSKGMGMIGAGIGLGFIAGPSLGGILAHTDPSYLLPFIPWEKMTIFPSVALMATSASLLNLLLVLFRFRETLPHNLRKAREGRVHPVLGVLDLGSKEILYIAFLNLFFLLFFSGFEFSLNFYLDQFLGFKPISIGYTFVYIGMIIVFIQGGVIRRISGKVPEKKVGILASIFLVIGFFLLYSASVLTPEESKYILFAALTFLAMGSAFLNPSISAIVSLFSSASEQGKNLGILRSLGSLGRGLSPIIFSILYSQKGPQFSFLISWLLSLVFLGLFIFVKQPNPKN from the coding sequence ATGAGGAAACAATCCCTTATCCTAGTTCTCACAGTCTTCATCGATATGATGGGATTCTCTCTCATCTTTCCTGTATTTCCTGAAACCCTAAATCATTTTCTAGCGCAAGCAGGAGATCCTGTCTTAGATCTTTTGGCAGGACTCACTTCCAAGATCCTTGATGGAAGGATCGCTGACTGGAAATTGTTCGTGGCTCTTTTTGGTGGGATCGTCGCTAGTCTTTATTCTATTCTTCAATTCCTATTCTCTCCGATTTGGGGAAAGCTCTCCGATTCCACAGGCAGAAGACCAGTCTTAGTACTTACCTGCACCGGAAGTTTTCTAGGTTATCTAGTTTGGCTTTTCTCGGGCAGCTTTTCTCTCTTCGTTCTTTCGAGGCTAATCACCGGATTGATGGGAGGAAACATTTCCGTTGCGACTGCTGCAATCGCAGATTCTACCACCGAGCAGGACAGAAGCAAAGGAATGGGAATGATCGGAGCCGGTATCGGCCTTGGATTCATTGCGGGACCTTCTCTCGGGGGAATACTAGCTCATACGGATCCTTCTTATCTTCTTCCATTTATTCCTTGGGAAAAGATGACCATCTTTCCGTCTGTCGCGCTCATGGCGACTTCTGCTTCCTTATTGAATCTTCTTCTGGTGCTTTTTAGATTTAGAGAAACACTTCCTCATAATTTGAGAAAAGCAAGAGAAGGAAGAGTGCATCCAGTATTGGGAGTATTAGATCTAGGCTCCAAAGAGATCTTATATATCGCATTTCTAAATCTGTTTTTTCTATTATTCTTTTCCGGATTCGAATTCTCTCTCAACTTCTATTTGGATCAATTCTTGGGATTCAAGCCGATTAGCATCGGATACACTTTCGTTTATATAGGGATGATCATAGTATTCATCCAAGGCGGAGTGATCCGTAGGATAAGTGGCAAGGTCCCCGAAAAGAAAGTGGGCATACTCGCTTCCATCTTTTTAGTGATCGGGTTCTTTCTTTTATATTCCGCATCCGTCTTAACACCCGAAGAATCCAAATACATACTATTTGCTGCATTGACATTCCTTGCGATGGGAAGCGCATTCTTAAATCCTTCCATTTCTGCGATCGTATCCTTATTCTCTTCTGCATCGGAACAAGGAAAGAATTTGGGGATTTTAAGAAGTCTTGGTTCTCTTGGCAGAGGACTTTCTCCTATTATATTTAGTATCTTATACTCCCAGAAAGGACCTCAATTCTCCTTTTTAATTTCCTGGTTGTTGAGCCTGGTATTTTTAGGCTTGTTTATCTTTGTAAAACAGCCAAATCCTAAGAATTAA
- a CDS encoding YciI family protein, with protein sequence MQYQLLIYVDEKDFADIPQSQFAQTSEDYRIFTENLIKASVFVSGERLHLSSSAATVRSKDGKIVSTHGPFAETKEQLGGFYIINCKSLEEAIEWASQCPAAKRCAVEVRPIVLMK encoded by the coding sequence ATGCAATACCAACTGCTTATTTACGTGGATGAAAAGGATTTCGCGGATATTCCCCAAAGTCAATTTGCGCAAACATCGGAGGATTATCGGATCTTTACGGAGAATCTGATCAAGGCTTCCGTATTCGTATCTGGAGAAAGACTTCACTTGAGTTCTTCCGCTGCAACTGTTAGAAGCAAGGACGGAAAAATCGTCTCTACACACGGTCCGTTTGCAGAAACCAAGGAACAACTCGGAGGATTCTATATCATAAACTGTAAGAGTTTGGAAGAAGCAATCGAGTGGGCTTCACAATGCCCCGCTGCCAAGCGTTGCGCAGTAGAAGTCCGTCCAATCGTGTTAATGAAATAA
- a CDS encoding RNA polymerase sigma factor, whose translation MNEVHSLIDELHRREYGQILSVLVVMAGDLGIAEEILQDAFLIALENWTKKGIPRKPGAWLTTVARNKLIDRFRKKRPDSVDPSILEELIKMEEQSIEDDQEIPDERLKLIFTCCHPSLSTEQQIAITLHTLGGLSTAEIASAFLVPIPTIAQRLVRAKRKIREEKIPYSVPSTEQLAERMNSVLTVLYLIFTEGYASTAGDKLMRGNLCEEAIRLCRVLELLVRNIPTKIEIPQIQYSEILGLLSLMLLNHSRRNARLGKNGELKLLNEQNRSLWVQDEIQEGLTLVEKAFHIGHLGPYQIQAAISALHSKSPGPEYTSWKEIIHFYKILLSFMDTPVIRLNYAVAVSMVGDLQEGLSILDSVHADLEAFAPFYLAKADILFRMSKIQEAKESYRDALELTQNEVEKDFIRKKICSLEEEID comes from the coding sequence ATGAACGAAGTACATTCTCTGATAGACGAACTGCACCGTAGAGAGTACGGCCAGATCCTTTCCGTGTTAGTCGTAATGGCGGGAGATCTGGGCATCGCAGAGGAGATACTACAGGATGCTTTTCTGATCGCTCTGGAAAATTGGACAAAAAAAGGAATCCCTAGAAAACCGGGAGCGTGGCTGACCACTGTCGCAAGAAATAAACTTATAGATCGATTTCGTAAAAAAAGACCCGACTCCGTCGATCCAAGCATTTTAGAAGAATTAATCAAAATGGAAGAACAATCCATAGAGGATGATCAAGAGATCCCGGATGAAAGATTAAAGCTAATCTTTACCTGCTGTCATCCTTCTTTGTCTACGGAACAACAAATCGCAATCACATTGCACACATTAGGTGGATTGAGTACGGCTGAAATCGCCTCCGCCTTTTTAGTTCCCATTCCTACAATCGCACAAAGACTAGTGCGGGCAAAAAGAAAGATCAGAGAGGAAAAGATCCCCTACTCCGTTCCTTCCACCGAACAATTGGCTGAAAGAATGAATTCAGTACTTACAGTACTCTATTTAATTTTTACGGAAGGATACGCTTCTACTGCTGGTGATAAACTAATGCGAGGAAATCTCTGCGAAGAAGCGATCCGACTTTGCAGAGTCTTAGAATTACTTGTTCGTAATATACCGACAAAGATCGAAATTCCACAAATCCAATATTCTGAGATCTTAGGTTTGCTTTCTCTTATGCTGCTCAATCATTCCAGAAGGAATGCAAGACTCGGCAAGAATGGAGAATTAAAATTATTGAATGAACAAAATCGTTCTCTTTGGGTCCAAGATGAAATCCAAGAAGGCTTAACCCTAGTCGAAAAAGCATTCCATATCGGACATCTTGGTCCGTACCAGATCCAAGCCGCGATCAGTGCTCTGCATTCCAAGTCTCCTGGTCCCGAATATACAAGCTGGAAGGAAATCATACACTTCTACAAAATTCTTTTGAGCTTTATGGATACTCCAGTCATTCGATTGAACTATGCTGTTGCAGTCTCCATGGTTGGTGATTTGCAAGAAGGACTGTCGATCCTGGATTCTGTCCATGCTGACTTAGAGGCCTTTGCTCCCTTCTATTTAGCAAAAGCGGATATTTTATTCAGAATGAGTAAAATACAAGAAGCGAAAGAATCTTATAGAGATGCTCTCGAGCTGACTCAGAATGAAGTAGAAAAAGATTTTATCCGAAAAAAGATCTGCAGTTTAGAAGAAGAAATAGATTAA